In one Methyloterricola oryzae genomic region, the following are encoded:
- the rpoB gene encoding DNA-directed RNA polymerase subunit beta, translating into MAYSFTEKKRIRKSFGERQDVLEVPYLLATQVDSYKKFLQADAPHSRRADDGLHAALKSVFPIESHSGHAVLEYVSYRLGEPTFDVKECQQRGTTYAAPLRVLVRLVIYDKEAPASAKVVKDIKEQEIYMGEIPLMTDTGTFVVNGTERVIVSQLHRSPGVFFDHDRGKTHSSGKLLFNARIIPYRGSWLDFEFDHKDCVYVRIDRRRKLPATVLLRALGYNNEDIVRLFFDTNRFSFAGGDILLDLIPERLRGDIASFDISVNDKVIVEKGHRITARHIRMMEKEGITQMPVPRDYLHGKILAHNVVDTSSGELVAKVNDEITDDLIGKMMAAGAPAVETLFVNDLDRGPYISNAMRIDTTDSQLDALVEIYRMMRPGEPPTKEAAQALFENLFFTADRYDLSAVGRMKFNRRLGRAEIIGEGVLSKEDIIDVLRELINIRNGNGQVDDIDHLGNRRVRSVGEMVENQFRLGLVRVERAVKERLSLADAEGLMPQEIINAKPVAASIKEFFGSSQLSQFMDQSNPLSEVTHKRRVSALGPGGLARERAGFEVRDVHTTHYGRVCPIETPEGPNIGLINSLAVYARTNEYGFLETPYRKVVDGRVTEEIEYLSAIEEGKYYIAQASAALDENGRLKEDLVSARFKDEFTLSTADKINYMDVSSKQIVSVAASLIPFLEHDDANRALMGSNMQRQAVPTLRTEKPLVGTGMERIVAKDSGVAVIARRGGLIESVDAGRIVVRVNDDETEAGIPGVDIYNLTKYTRSNQNTCINQRPLVKTGDRVSRNDILADGPSTDMGELALGQNLLVAFMPWNGYNFEDSILISERVVQDDRFTTIHIEEKTCVARDTKLGPEEITADIPNVGEAALAKLDESGIVYIGAEVKAGDILVGKVTPKGETQLTPEEKLLRAIFGEKASDVKDTSLRVPSGMDGTVIDVQVFTRDGVKKDERARQIEQAEIERVKKDLNDQLRIIEKDIFDRVEAMLLDKPADSGPNSLKGGSTVSKAYLEGLKPSQWLEIRMQDEDLNVQLEAIAEQIQQQREEMNRRLEEKRKKITMGDDLAPGVLKMVKVYLAVKRRIQPGDKMAGRHGNKGVISQIVPVEDMPYSADGTPVDIVLNPLGVPSRMNVGQVLETHLGWAAKGLGIKIGKMLEAQAKVQELRGFLEQIYNRTGRPEDIASLSDTEVLELSSNLRHGVPMATPVFDGATEENIREMLRLADLPATGQTRLFDGRTGDAFERDVTVGYMYMLKLNHLVDDKMHARSTGPYSLVTQQPLGGKAQFGGQRFGEMEVWALEAYGAAYTLQEMLTVKSDDVNGRTKMYKNIVDGDHRMEAAMPESFNVLIKEIRSLGINIELEQD; encoded by the coding sequence ATGGCATATTCTTTTACCGAGAAAAAACGCATCCGTAAGAGTTTTGGCGAGCGCCAGGACGTCCTCGAAGTCCCCTATCTGTTGGCAACCCAGGTCGATTCCTACAAGAAGTTTCTTCAGGCCGATGCCCCGCACAGCCGCCGCGCCGATGATGGTCTGCACGCGGCGCTGAAGTCCGTCTTCCCCATCGAGAGCCATTCCGGCCATGCCGTGCTGGAATATGTCAGCTACCGTCTGGGCGAGCCCACCTTCGACGTGAAGGAGTGCCAGCAGCGCGGCACTACCTACGCAGCGCCCTTGCGCGTGTTGGTGCGCCTGGTGATCTACGACAAGGAAGCACCCGCCAGCGCCAAGGTGGTCAAGGACATCAAGGAGCAGGAGATCTACATGGGCGAAATCCCGCTCATGACTGACACCGGCACCTTCGTGGTCAATGGCACGGAGCGTGTCATTGTCTCCCAGTTGCATCGCTCGCCCGGTGTGTTCTTTGACCATGACCGCGGCAAGACCCATTCCTCGGGTAAGTTGCTGTTCAATGCCCGCATCATTCCCTACCGCGGTTCCTGGCTGGACTTCGAATTCGACCACAAGGACTGCGTCTACGTGCGCATCGACCGCCGCCGCAAGCTGCCTGCCACCGTGCTGTTGCGCGCACTCGGTTACAACAACGAGGACATCGTCCGCCTGTTCTTTGACACCAACCGCTTCAGCTTCGCCGGTGGTGACATCCTGCTGGACCTGATCCCGGAGCGCCTGCGTGGCGACATCGCCAGCTTCGATATCAGCGTCAACGACAAGGTGATCGTGGAGAAGGGGCATCGCATCACCGCCCGCCACATCCGTATGATGGAGAAGGAAGGCATCACCCAGATGCCGGTGCCGCGTGACTATCTGCACGGGAAGATCCTGGCCCATAACGTGGTCGATACCAGTTCGGGCGAACTGGTCGCGAAGGTCAACGACGAGATCACCGACGACCTCATCGGCAAGATGATGGCGGCGGGTGCGCCGGCGGTAGAGACCCTGTTCGTCAACGACCTGGACCGCGGGCCATACATCTCCAATGCCATGCGCATCGACACGACGGACAGCCAGCTCGACGCGCTGGTGGAGATCTACCGCATGATGCGCCCCGGCGAGCCGCCCACCAAGGAAGCGGCGCAGGCGCTGTTCGAGAACCTGTTCTTCACCGCCGACCGTTACGATCTATCCGCCGTGGGACGCATGAAGTTCAACCGGCGCCTTGGCCGCGCCGAGATCATCGGTGAGGGCGTGCTGTCCAAGGAAGACATCATCGACGTGCTCCGCGAGCTCATCAATATCCGTAATGGCAACGGCCAGGTGGACGACATCGACCATCTGGGCAACCGCCGCGTGCGTTCCGTGGGCGAAATGGTGGAGAACCAGTTCCGCCTGGGACTGGTGCGCGTGGAGCGCGCCGTGAAGGAGCGCCTGTCCCTCGCCGATGCGGAAGGCCTGATGCCGCAGGAAATCATCAATGCGAAGCCGGTGGCGGCGTCCATCAAGGAATTCTTCGGCTCCAGCCAGCTCTCCCAGTTCATGGACCAGAGCAACCCGCTGTCCGAGGTCACCCACAAGCGCCGAGTCTCGGCCCTGGGTCCGGGTGGTCTGGCGCGTGAGCGCGCCGGATTCGAGGTGCGCGACGTGCACACCACCCATTACGGTCGCGTTTGCCCCATCGAGACGCCGGAAGGTCCGAACATCGGTCTGATCAACTCCCTGGCCGTGTACGCCCGGACCAACGAGTACGGCTTCCTGGAGACGCCCTACCGCAAGGTGGTGGATGGCCGCGTGACCGAGGAGATTGAATACCTCTCCGCAATCGAGGAAGGCAAGTACTACATCGCCCAGGCCTCCGCGGCCCTGGACGAGAATGGTCGCCTGAAGGAAGACCTGGTTTCCGCTCGTTTCAAGGATGAATTCACGCTGTCCACGGCGGACAAGATCAACTACATGGACGTCTCGTCCAAGCAGATCGTGTCGGTGGCGGCCTCGCTGATTCCGTTCCTGGAACATGACGACGCCAACCGCGCGCTCATGGGTTCCAACATGCAGCGTCAGGCGGTGCCGACCCTGCGCACCGAGAAGCCACTGGTAGGAACCGGCATGGAGCGCATCGTCGCCAAGGACTCCGGCGTGGCGGTGATCGCCCGCCGCGGTGGCCTGATCGAATCGGTAGACGCCGGCCGCATCGTGGTGCGGGTCAACGACGATGAAACCGAGGCCGGCATCCCGGGCGTGGACATCTACAACCTGACCAAGTACACCCGTTCCAACCAGAATACCTGCATCAACCAGCGTCCTTTGGTGAAGACCGGCGACCGGGTGTCAAGAAATGACATCCTGGCGGATGGCCCCTCCACCGATATGGGCGAACTGGCCCTGGGGCAGAACCTGCTGGTGGCCTTCATGCCCTGGAACGGCTACAACTTCGAGGACTCCATCCTGATCTCGGAGCGCGTGGTGCAGGATGACCGTTTCACCACCATCCACATCGAGGAAAAGACCTGCGTCGCCCGCGACACCAAGCTGGGGCCGGAGGAAATCACGGCCGATATCCCCAACGTGGGCGAGGCGGCCCTGGCCAAGCTGGACGAATCCGGCATTGTCTACATCGGCGCCGAGGTCAAGGCGGGCGACATCCTGGTGGGCAAGGTCACGCCCAAGGGCGAGACCCAGCTGACGCCGGAAGAAAAGCTGCTGCGCGCGATCTTTGGCGAGAAGGCTTCGGACGTGAAGGATACCTCCCTGCGCGTGCCTTCCGGCATGGACGGCACCGTGATCGACGTGCAGGTGTTTACCCGCGATGGCGTCAAGAAGGATGAGCGTGCCCGTCAGATCGAGCAGGCCGAAATCGAGCGGGTCAAGAAAGACCTTAACGATCAGTTGCGCATCATCGAGAAGGACATCTTCGACCGCGTGGAAGCGATGCTGCTGGACAAGCCGGCCGACTCCGGGCCGAACAGCCTCAAGGGTGGCTCGACGGTCAGCAAGGCGTATCTGGAAGGCCTGAAGCCCTCCCAGTGGCTGGAAATCCGGATGCAGGACGAAGACCTGAATGTTCAGCTGGAAGCCATCGCCGAACAGATCCAGCAGCAGCGTGAAGAGATGAACCGCCGCCTGGAGGAGAAGCGCAAGAAGATCACCATGGGCGATGATCTGGCGCCGGGCGTGCTGAAGATGGTCAAGGTCTACCTGGCGGTGAAGCGCCGCATCCAGCCCGGCGACAAGATGGCCGGCCGCCACGGCAACAAGGGTGTGATCTCGCAGATCGTGCCGGTGGAAGACATGCCCTACAGCGCCGACGGCACGCCGGTCGACATCGTCCTGAACCCGCTGGGCGTGCCCTCCCGCATGAACGTGGGCCAGGTGCTGGAGACCCACCTGGGTTGGGCCGCCAAGGGGCTGGGTATCAAGATCGGCAAGATGTTGGAGGCCCAGGCCAAGGTGCAGGAACTGCGTGGTTTCCTCGAGCAGATCTATAACCGCACCGGGCGTCCTGAGGACATTGCCAGCCTGTCCGATACCGAAGTGCTGGAGCTTTCGTCCAACCTGCGGCATGGCGTGCCCATGGCGACGCCGGTGTTCGACGGCGCCACCGAGGAGAACATCCGCGAAATGCTGCGCTTGGCGGACCTGCCGGCCACCGGCCAGACCCGGCTCTTTGACGGCCGCACGGGCGATGCTTTCGAGCGCGACGTAACGGTGGGCTACATGTACATGCTGAAGCTGAACCACCTGGTGGACGACAAGATGCACGCCCGTTCCACCGGACCTTACAGCCTGGTTACCCAGCAGCCGCTGGGCGGCAAGGCGCAGTTCGGCGGCCAGCGTTTCGGCGAGATGGAAGTCTGGGCGCTGGAGGCTTACGGCGCCGCCTATACCTTGCAGGAGATGTTGACGGTGAAGTCGGACGACGTGAACGGCCGCACCAAGATGTACAAGAACATCGTGGATGGCGACCATCGAATGGAAGCGGCAATGCCCGAATCATTCAACGTATTGATCAAGGAGATTCGTTCTCTCGGCATAAATATCGAGCTGGAACAGGATTAA
- the rplL gene encoding 50S ribosomal protein L7/L12: protein MAVSKEDILETISNMTVMEVVDLISAMEEKFGVSAAAAVAVAAPAAAAAPAAEEKTEFDVVMTSFGANKVNVIKVVRELTGLGLKEAKDLVEGVPSTVKEAVSKDESESVKKKLEEAGASVEIK from the coding sequence ATGGCTGTATCTAAAGAAGACATCCTGGAAACCATTTCCAACATGACCGTCATGGAAGTGGTGGACCTGATCTCCGCCATGGAAGAGAAGTTTGGCGTATCCGCCGCCGCCGCGGTTGCCGTGGCTGCTCCGGCTGCCGCTGCCGCTCCGGCTGCTGAGGAAAAGACCGAGTTCGACGTGGTCATGACCAGCTTCGGCGCCAACAAGGTCAACGTGATCAAGGTGGTTCGCGAACTGACCGGCCTGGGTCTGAAGGAAGCGAAGGACCTGGTGGAAGGCGTTCCTTCCACGGTCAAGGAAGCGGTCAGTAAGGACGAGTCCGAGAGCGTCAAGAAGAAACTGGAAGAAGCTGGCGCTTCGGTAGAAATCAAATAA
- the rplJ gene encoding 50S ribosomal protein L10, which produces MALRLDDKKAVVAEVAAIAAKAHSAVAAEYRGLTVSKLTELRKTARESGVYLRVIKNTLARKAVEGTEFACMQDGLVGPLILAFSLEDPGAAGRVIAAFAKDNDKLVPKLVAVGGKQYGASELDRLSKLPTRDQAIGILMGTMKAPVEKFVRTLAEPHAKLARTVAAIRDQKQAA; this is translated from the coding sequence GTGGCACTGAGACTAGATGACAAGAAAGCAGTCGTCGCCGAAGTTGCTGCCATTGCCGCAAAAGCACATTCCGCGGTTGCCGCGGAATACCGTGGACTGACGGTTTCGAAGCTCACCGAACTTCGCAAGACCGCGCGCGAATCCGGAGTCTATCTCCGGGTGATCAAGAACACCTTGGCGCGCAAGGCTGTGGAAGGGACCGAATTCGCCTGCATGCAGGACGGTCTGGTGGGGCCCCTCATTCTTGCATTTTCGCTGGAAGATCCGGGTGCGGCTGGGCGTGTTATCGCCGCGTTCGCGAAGGACAACGACAAACTGGTTCCCAAACTGGTTGCCGTCGGCGGAAAGCAGTATGGGGCGTCGGAACTCGACAGGTTGTCCAAGCTGCCGACCCGCGATCAGGCTATTGGTATCCTCATGGGTACCATGAAAGCACCGGTCGAGAAGTTCGTCAGAACCTTGGCAGAACCCCACGCGAAGCTTGCGCGCACGGTGGCCGCGATTCGCGACCAGAAACAGGCCGCTTGA
- the rplA gene encoding 50S ribosomal protein L1: MAKVTKRLKAIKEKLEPGKVYQAEEAFTLLKSMSKVKFVESIDVAVNLGVDPRKSDQAVRGATVLPRGTGKSVRVAVFSQGANAEAALAAGADIVGMDDLAAQVKAGEMNFDVVIASPDAMRVVGQLGQILGPRGLMPNPKVGTVTPDVATAVKNAKAGQVRYRTDKKGIIHCTIGKASFEEAALKENLEALLVDLKKLKPSASKGIYLKKITVSSTMGPGLPVDQANLAI; encoded by the coding sequence ATGGCCAAAGTTACCAAGCGTTTGAAGGCAATCAAGGAAAAGCTCGAGCCGGGTAAGGTATACCAGGCCGAGGAGGCTTTTACCCTGTTGAAGTCCATGTCCAAAGTCAAGTTCGTCGAGTCCATCGACGTGGCGGTGAATCTGGGTGTGGACCCGAGAAAGTCCGACCAGGCCGTGCGTGGCGCAACCGTGCTGCCCCGTGGCACCGGCAAGTCCGTGCGCGTGGCGGTGTTCAGCCAGGGTGCCAATGCCGAGGCCGCTCTGGCCGCCGGCGCCGATATCGTCGGGATGGATGACCTGGCTGCCCAGGTGAAGGCCGGCGAAATGAATTTCGACGTGGTGATCGCCTCTCCCGACGCCATGCGCGTCGTCGGTCAGTTGGGCCAGATCCTGGGTCCCCGCGGCCTGATGCCGAACCCCAAGGTTGGCACCGTGACGCCGGATGTGGCCACCGCCGTGAAGAATGCCAAAGCCGGTCAGGTACGCTACCGTACCGACAAGAAGGGCATCATCCATTGCACCATCGGTAAAGCCAGCTTCGAAGAGGCTGCCTTGAAGGAAAATCTTGAAGCGTTGCTGGTCGATCTGAAGAAGCTCAAGCCCAGCGCCTCCAAGGGCATCTATCTGAAGAAGATCACGGTCTCGTCCACCATGGGCCCAGGCTTGCCCGTGGATCAGGCCAATCTCGCGATTTAA
- the rplK gene encoding 50S ribosomal protein L11: protein MAKKITAYIKLQVKAGEANPSPPVGPALGQRGVNIMEFCKAFNAQTQNVEKGLPLPVVITVYSDRSFTFITKTPPASVLLKKATGLKSGSATPNTNKVGKVTREQLAEIAQAKMPDLTAADMDAAIRTIAGSARSMGLEVEGV from the coding sequence ATGGCAAAAAAAATCACCGCGTACATCAAACTGCAAGTCAAGGCAGGTGAGGCCAATCCGAGTCCTCCTGTCGGCCCCGCGCTCGGTCAGCGCGGCGTCAACATCATGGAGTTCTGCAAGGCCTTCAACGCCCAGACCCAGAATGTCGAGAAAGGTCTGCCGCTGCCGGTGGTCATCACCGTGTACAGCGACCGCAGCTTCACCTTCATCACCAAGACCCCTCCAGCCTCCGTACTGCTGAAGAAAGCCACGGGCCTGAAGAGCGGCAGCGCGACCCCCAACACCAATAAGGTGGGCAAGGTCACGCGCGAGCAACTGGCGGAAATCGCTCAGGCGAAAATGCCGGACCTGACCGCTGCCGACATGGATGCGGCCATCCGCACCATCGCGGGCAGCGCGCGCAGCATGGGCCTTGAAGTGGAGGGTGTGTAA
- the nusG gene encoding transcription termination/antitermination protein NusG: protein MALRWYVIHAYSNFENQVKKALEERIKRDGLEHYFGKVLVPTEEVVEMRQGQQRKSERKFFPGYVLVQMELNDETWHLVKDVPRVLGFIGGTSDKPAPITDAEAEAILNRVEAGVNKPRPKILFEAGEVVRVVEGPFKDFNGVVEEVNYEKSRLRVSVLIFGRSTPVELDFGQVEKA, encoded by the coding sequence ATGGCATTGCGCTGGTATGTCATCCACGCTTACTCGAATTTCGAGAACCAGGTCAAGAAGGCTCTGGAAGAGCGCATAAAGCGCGACGGCCTCGAGCATTACTTCGGCAAGGTTCTGGTGCCCACCGAGGAAGTGGTGGAAATGCGCCAGGGCCAGCAACGGAAGAGTGAGCGCAAATTCTTTCCCGGTTATGTGCTGGTTCAGATGGAGTTGAACGACGAAACCTGGCATCTGGTAAAGGACGTTCCGAGGGTGCTTGGATTTATTGGCGGCACCTCGGATAAGCCGGCTCCCATTACCGATGCGGAAGCCGAGGCCATCCTGAATCGGGTCGAGGCGGGCGTCAACAAGCCGCGTCCCAAGATTCTGTTCGAGGCGGGCGAGGTGGTGCGAGTCGTGGAAGGGCCGTTCAAGGACTTCAACGGCGTCGTAGAGGAGGTCAATTACGAAAAGAGCCGGCTGCGCGTCTCCGTGCTCATTTTCGGGCGCTCGACCCCGGTCGAGCTGGATTTCGGTCAGGTCGAAAAGGCCTGA
- the secE gene encoding preprotein translocase subunit SecE, which yields MAAQAEPSASAFDTAKLVLAVGVIIAGIVGFYYFSAHALLYRVLGMLGVAGVAIALIYNTAMGGTIWEFLKESRMEVRKVIWPTRQETVQATLVVVALVFLVGLILWLLDMFLFWGISSMTGQKV from the coding sequence ATGGCAGCTCAAGCAGAACCCAGTGCATCGGCCTTTGATACCGCAAAGCTGGTCCTTGCAGTCGGTGTCATCATCGCCGGCATTGTCGGCTTTTACTATTTCTCGGCGCACGCTCTGCTCTATCGGGTCCTGGGTATGCTCGGCGTGGCCGGGGTTGCGATTGCGTTGATTTATAACACCGCCATGGGCGGCACCATCTGGGAATTTCTCAAGGAATCGCGGATGGAAGTGCGCAAGGTCATCTGGCCGACGCGTCAGGAGACGGTTCAGGCCACCCTCGTGGTAGTTGCCCTGGTGTTCCTGGTGGGTTTGATTCTGTGGTTGCTGGACATGTTCCTGTTCTGGGGTATTAGCTCCATGACCGGCCAGAAGGTGTGA
- the tuf gene encoding elongation factor Tu gives MSKEKFSRTKPHVNVGTIGHVDHGKTTLTAALTKIGAERFGGEFKAYDQIDAAPEERERGITIATAHVEYESPSRHYAHVDCPGHADYVKNMITGAAQMDGAILVCSAADGPMPQTREHILLARQVGVPYIVVFLNKADMVDDAELIELVEMEIRELLSTYNFPGDDTPIVIGSALKALEGDQSDIGVPAIHKLVQALDDYIPLPERPVDLPFLMPIEDVFSISGRGTVVTGRIERGKVKVGEEVEIVGIKATVKTTCTGVEMFRKLLDEGQAGDNVGVLLRGTKREDVERGQVLAKPGSITPHTHFEAEIYVLSKEEGGRHTPFFNGYRPQFYFRTTDVTGSVELPEGVEMVMPGDNIKITVKLIAPIAMEEGLRFAVREGGRTVGAGVVSKVIE, from the coding sequence ATGTCCAAAGAGAAATTTTCGCGCACCAAGCCGCATGTGAACGTCGGCACGATCGGTCACGTCGACCACGGCAAGACCACGCTGACGGCGGCTCTGACCAAGATCGGTGCGGAGCGCTTCGGTGGTGAGTTCAAGGCGTACGATCAGATCGACGCGGCACCGGAAGAGCGCGAGCGCGGCATCACCATTGCTACCGCCCATGTGGAATACGAGTCCCCGAGCCGTCACTACGCTCACGTGGACTGCCCGGGTCACGCCGACTACGTGAAGAACATGATCACCGGCGCCGCGCAGATGGATGGCGCGATCCTGGTCTGTTCCGCTGCTGACGGCCCCATGCCGCAGACCCGCGAGCACATCCTGCTGGCCCGTCAGGTGGGCGTACCCTACATCGTCGTGTTCCTGAACAAGGCCGACATGGTGGACGACGCCGAGCTGATCGAGTTGGTGGAAATGGAAATCCGCGAACTGCTCAGCACCTACAACTTCCCGGGCGACGACACCCCGATCGTCATCGGTTCCGCGCTGAAGGCGCTGGAAGGTGATCAGAGCGACATCGGTGTGCCGGCTATCCACAAGCTGGTGCAGGCGCTGGATGATTACATCCCGCTGCCCGAGCGTCCGGTGGATCTGCCGTTCCTGATGCCCATCGAAGACGTGTTCTCCATCTCCGGTCGTGGCACCGTGGTGACCGGCCGTATCGAGCGCGGTAAAGTCAAGGTGGGCGAGGAAGTCGAGATCGTGGGCATCAAGGCCACCGTCAAGACCACCTGCACCGGTGTTGAAATGTTCCGCAAGCTGCTGGACGAAGGTCAGGCTGGCGACAACGTGGGCGTGCTGCTGCGCGGCACCAAGCGTGAGGACGTGGAGCGCGGTCAGGTATTGGCGAAGCCGGGTTCCATCACCCCGCACACCCATTTCGAAGCGGAAATCTACGTGCTGTCCAAGGAAGAAGGCGGTCGTCACACGCCGTTCTTCAATGGCTACCGCCCGCAGTTCTACTTCCGCACCACCGACGTGACCGGTTCGGTTGAGTTGCCGGAAGGCGTGGAGATGGTGATGCCGGGCGACAACATCAAGATCACGGTGAAGCTGATCGCGCCCATCGCCATGGAAGAAGGTCTGCGTTTCGCGGTTCGCGAAGGTGGTCGCACCGTAGGTGCCGGCGTCGTTTCCAAGGTTATCGAGTAA
- the pth gene encoding aminoacyl-tRNA hydrolase, whose amino-acid sequence MTSRFRLIVGLGNPTSRYEQTRHNAGFWFLDAIAERQRASFASDSRTQGLLAKVEYGGETVFLLKPMQYMNRSGGAVSVLAHFYKIAPQQVLVAHDELDFAPGTVKLKSGGGHGGHNGLRDIVARLGSPDFVRLRIGIGHPGDRDQVVNYVLDRPSRHEADLIRGAVERAAACYEDLQDGKLEAVMNLLHTR is encoded by the coding sequence TTGACCAGCAGGTTTCGGCTGATCGTCGGGTTGGGCAATCCCACATCCCGTTATGAACAAACCCGGCATAACGCCGGGTTTTGGTTTTTGGATGCGATTGCCGAGCGGCAACGTGCAAGCTTCGCCTCGGATTCCCGCACGCAAGGATTGCTGGCTAAGGTGGAGTACGGTGGGGAGACGGTGTTTCTGCTCAAGCCCATGCAGTACATGAATCGAAGCGGAGGCGCGGTGTCGGTACTGGCGCATTTCTACAAAATTGCGCCGCAGCAGGTCCTGGTGGCTCACGACGAGCTGGATTTCGCGCCGGGCACCGTCAAGCTCAAGTCGGGCGGAGGGCATGGAGGTCACAACGGTCTGCGCGACATCGTTGCCCGTCTGGGTTCGCCCGACTTCGTGCGTCTGCGCATCGGTATAGGTCATCCGGGCGATCGCGATCAGGTAGTCAATTACGTGCTCGACCGTCCTTCCCGGCATGAGGCCGATCTGATCCGTGGGGCGGTAGAGCGTGCGGCGGCCTGCTATGAAGACTTGCAGGACGGCAAGTTGGAAGCCGTCATGAACCTACTGCATACGCGCTGA
- a CDS encoding 50S ribosomal protein L25/general stress protein Ctc, with product MVGSFEFDAELRTKTGKGDARRTRREGKVPAILYGGSAEPVQLNLNHNQVSKRLENEAVYSHILTLKFEGREEKAILKAMQRHPARPIIMHMDFQRVDEKAKLRVHVPLHFTNQETSVGVKKGGVVTHALVEVEVDCLPQHLPEFIEVDLANLDVGGSIHLSDLKVPAGVEIHALMQGADHDLLVAAIHATRTSDAAE from the coding sequence ATGGTAGGCAGTTTCGAGTTTGACGCAGAGTTACGCACCAAGACCGGCAAAGGCGACGCGCGCCGCACCCGTCGCGAGGGCAAGGTGCCGGCAATCCTGTATGGTGGCAGTGCCGAGCCGGTTCAGTTGAATCTGAACCACAATCAGGTGAGCAAGCGCCTCGAGAATGAGGCAGTGTATTCCCACATTCTGACCCTGAAGTTCGAGGGCCGTGAGGAAAAGGCGATCTTGAAGGCGATGCAGCGCCATCCCGCCCGCCCCATCATCATGCACATGGACTTCCAGCGCGTTGACGAAAAGGCCAAGCTGCGCGTGCATGTGCCACTGCACTTCACGAATCAGGAGACGTCGGTTGGCGTCAAGAAGGGCGGCGTGGTCACTCATGCCCTGGTGGAGGTCGAGGTCGACTGCCTGCCGCAGCACTTGCCAGAATTCATTGAAGTCGATCTGGCCAACCTGGATGTCGGTGGCTCCATCCATCTGTCGGATCTCAAGGTGCCGGCGGGTGTGGAAATTCATGCGCTGATGCAAGGCGCCGACCACGACTTGCTGGTCGCCGCTATTCATGCGACGCGCACGTCCGACGCGGCCGAATAA
- a CDS encoding ribose-phosphate diphosphokinase encodes MSDASFMVFSGNANRVLAEGIVRKLNMRLGMASVGRFSDGEIAVEIEENVRGREVFVVQPTCAPINENLMELLIMIDAFRRSSAALITAVIPYYGYSRQDRRTRSARVPISAKLVAKMISAAGADRVLTVDLHADQIQGFFDVPVDNVYASPILLGDVWRQNYPGLMVVSPDVGGVVRARALAKRLDDADLAIIDKRRPRANESKVMNIIGDVEGRSCVMVDDLVDTAGTLCKAAKALKEHGAAKVVAYCTHPVLSGPAVDNIASSVLDELVVTDTIPLRAEARRCEKIRVLSVAEMLAETIRRIAVGESVSSLYVD; translated from the coding sequence ATGTCCGACGCCTCGTTCATGGTGTTTTCGGGAAATGCCAATCGTGTTCTGGCGGAGGGCATCGTCCGGAAACTCAATATGCGGCTCGGGATGGCCAGCGTCGGCCGTTTCAGTGATGGCGAGATCGCGGTCGAGATCGAAGAGAACGTGCGCGGCCGCGAGGTGTTCGTGGTACAGCCCACCTGCGCGCCCATCAACGAGAACTTGATGGAGCTGCTGATCATGATCGACGCCTTCCGCAGGTCCTCGGCGGCACTGATCACGGCGGTGATACCGTACTACGGTTACTCGCGCCAAGACCGGCGGACGCGCTCGGCGCGCGTTCCGATCTCCGCCAAGCTGGTGGCCAAGATGATCTCCGCGGCGGGCGCCGACCGGGTGTTGACCGTGGATTTGCACGCGGACCAGATCCAGGGTTTCTTCGATGTGCCCGTGGATAATGTGTACGCCTCGCCCATTCTGCTGGGCGACGTGTGGCGGCAGAATTATCCGGGGCTGATGGTGGTGTCGCCGGACGTAGGCGGCGTTGTGCGCGCGAGGGCTTTGGCTAAGCGCCTGGATGATGCGGATCTGGCCATCATCGACAAGCGGCGACCGCGCGCCAACGAATCCAAGGTGATGAACATCATCGGCGATGTGGAAGGTCGTTCCTGCGTCATGGTCGACGATCTGGTGGATACTGCGGGCACCTTGTGCAAGGCCGCCAAGGCGCTCAAGGAGCATGGCGCGGCCAAGGTGGTGGCCTATTGTACCCATCCGGTGTTATCCGGCCCTGCGGTGGACAATATCGCGAGTTCAGTACTGGACGAGTTGGTGGTGACCGACACGATTCCCTTGCGTGCCGAGGCGCGCCGTTGCGAGAAGATCCGCGTGCTGAGCGTCGCGGAAATGTTGGCTGAGACCATTCGCCGCATTGCGGTGGGTGAATCGGTCAGCTCCCTTTACGTGGATTGA